Below is a genomic region from Henckelia pumila isolate YLH828 chromosome 3, ASM3356847v2, whole genome shotgun sequence.
AGGTACACAAGTACAAATATATGAGAATAATCAAATCATAGTTGACAATGGCTGGGTCGTTCCTTATAATCCGTGGCTTTTGTTGAAATATGATTGTCAAATAAATGTTGAAGTTTGTGGTGGTATCAAATGTGTTAAGTACATATACAAATACATTCATAAAGGACCTGACCGAGTTGCATTAGATCTACGTAATGGACAAAATTATGATGAAATACAACAATATGTTGATGGAAGATGGATCTCAGCACCTGAAGCTCTGTGGCGAATTTTCTCATTTGAATTTAGTAGGATGTATCCTGCTGTAATTAGGTTGCAATTACATTTACCAAACCAACATTCCATTTGATTTCAATCAAACCAGCACATAAGTGATGTACTTGCACATGATGGAAACACAAAGACCATGCTCACAGAATTTTTTCAAATGAATTGTGCTCCCGAATTGACTGGAAAGTACTTATACAGGAAATTTCCACAATATTTCACTTGGATGCAATCTCGAAAAGAGTGGGTTCCTCGAAAAAGCCGAAATAAAGTAGTTGGAAGGGTATATGTTGTGTCCCCATCAGAAGGTGAGAGATTCTATCTTTGCATACTTCACAATCATGTTCCAGGTTCGAAATCTTTTGAATACTTGATGACTGTGAATGGAAATATATACACAACCTTTAAAGAAGCAGCTGAAGTTAGGGGACTTGTTCAACATGATGATTATGTGCACCACTGTCTCCTCGAAGCTTGATCAGTTAAAATGCCTTCGTCATTGAGAAGATTATTTGTCTCCATTTTGGTGTTTTGCCAACCAACAAAGGTTCGAGAACTTTGGGATGAGTTCCACACATATATGTCTGAAGATTATGGAAGATCAAATTCAGCAAATAGTGCATTCATCACAAATAAATTGCTTCTTGAGATCCGAAGATTGTTGCATCAGTACAAAAAAAACGCTCGATGATTTTGATTTGCCATCAATAAATGTAGCGTTTTTATCAGACCACCCACTTCCAAGAATAATTGAAGATGAGCTTTCAATTCAAATTCCAGATGACGATTTGAGATCTATTGAACATTTGAATGCTCAACAAAAGATGACATTTGACTCTGTCATACAAAGCATTATGTGCAACCAACCAAAACTATTCTTTATTGATGGTCCAGGAGGGACTGGAAAAACTTTTCTTTACCATACAATTTTGGCTCATCTCAGAAAGAGTGGAAAAATTGTAATTGCCGTAGCAACTTCTGGAATAGCTAAAACATTGTTGCCTGGGGGAAGGACCGCACATTCACGTCTATAAAGTCCACTTAAACCAACACCATCAACACTTTGTACGATAAAAAAACAGACAGATCTTGCCGAGTTAATTAGACGTGCAGCAACAGTAATATGGGATGAGGCTCCAATGGCAAACTGTTATGCTTTCGAATCTGTCAACAAAACTTTTCAAGATATAATGGAAAATCAGTTGCCATTTGGAGGAAAAATTATGGTTTTTGGTGGAGATTTTCGGCAAGTGCTGCCAGTTGTTAAACGAGGAACTATGAGAGAACAAATTGCTACAAACATTTCGAGTTCAACATTCTGGCATTGTGTCAATGTATTACATCTTCAACAAAATATTAGATCTGCACAAGATATTGAGTTTTCTAAGTTTCTGTTGAGGATAGGCAACGGTTTGCAACATACAATCAATGGAGACTTCATAAAATTGCCTGATTCCATGGTCATACAATGGGAGAATGAAGAATCAATTGAAAAGTtgattcattttgtttttccaAATATGATCAATCATGTCAACGATGCGAACTACATGGTTGGCAGAGCCATTATTACCCCTAAGAATTGTGATGTTGATAAAATCAATGAAATGCTCATCTCAAAATTTCCAAGCAAAGAAAGAGTGTATACATCTTGGGACTCCGCTGAAGATGACAACAACAATCTTTTTCAAGAAGAGTTCTTGAATTCTCTAAGTCCAAGTGGTTTGCCACCTTATAGAATCTCATTAAAAGTAGGTTGCCCAATCATGTTACTACGAAATGTTGCTCCTGAATTAGGCCTGTGTAACGGGACAAGATTGATATGCCGCACTCTTGGAAGAAACTTTATTGATGCAGAGATCATAACAGGTCCACATAAGGGTACCAGATACTTTCTTCATAGAATGCCattgaaaagtgaagaaaattcTGGATTGCCGTTTGAGTTGACACGTAGACAATTTCTATTGAGATTGAGTTTTGCTCTTACAATAAACAAATCACAAGGACAAACAATCCCTAATGTTAGGATCTTTCTTCGGAATCACGTGTTCAGTCATGGGCAGCTATATGTCGCTCTTTCAAGAGAAGTTTCTCAACAATCTACAAAAATTTTGGTCAAAGATGGAAATCTACTGTCTCACAATAGTGTTTATAGAAGAAATATCGTTTACAAAGATGTTTTATTACCTAACATTTCTTGATTCAACAATTTAGAGTTAGTGAACTTTccttacaaaaagatgaaataagTTTTATCTACAAATGTTTACAAAATCAATCAATTTATTCTGCTATGAAGGTGACCAAATTCATTTTCTCAGAGCTCTGGTTGCCATGAAAAAACTGGCATTGAGGACATGAAAGATATTGATACTACTACATGTCGACATACAACTCCTTCTCAATCTTATaggataaaatttttatttcaatactGCAACATTCATAGATATATATGATGAATTTTACATACGACTTCGGGAGAGTGATTTTAAGAATTGttcagaaattaaaaaaaaaatgtgtaagTCAATCCAGGACATACAACACAATTCTTCgtcttcatatatatatatatatatatatttataatatgtaACATAACTTTTCCCTTTATAATTTTTGTATATTTATGTTcatttcttacaacaacaagCGAATTGCGTGGATAGAAGACTGTGATTTAACTGAGGTATGCTATCAAATACTTATCGTATTCTTCAATATGCGTTCTTTGCCAAATCTATTCCTATTTTCTTATTTACAATCACTTGATAATGGAGCAGAAAGGCATATCAACTAGAAGACATATAGTAGAGAAAACATTATTTAGGTACACCTATTACTCAATACAAACAACAATTGAGATCATTATGA
It encodes:
- the LOC140889468 gene encoding uncharacterized protein — protein: MLIIFQHTDKLQTPDDFDSVVRAEIPSQTEEPNLYEVVIHHMIHGPCGALNPNSPCMTDGKCKKKFTKPFVSHTSRGIDSYPLYRRREGTQVQIYENNQIIVDNGWVVPYNPWLLLKYDCQINVEVCGGIKCVKYIYKYIHKGPDRVALDLRNGQNYDEIQQYVDGRWISAPEALWRIFSFEFSRMYPAHISDVLAHDGNTKTMLTEFFQMNCAPELTGKYLYRKFPQYFTWMQSRKEWVPRKSRNKVVGRVYVVSPSEGERFYLCILHNHVPGSKSFEYLMTVNGNIYTTFKEAAEVRGLVQHDDYVHHCLLEA
- the LOC140889470 gene encoding uncharacterized protein, which produces MANCYAFESVNKTFQDIMENQLPFGGKIMVFGGDFRQVLPVVKRGTMREQIATNISSSTFWHCVNVLHLQQNIRSAQDIEFSKFLLRIGNGLQHTINGDFIKLPDSMVIQWENEESIEKLIHFVFPNMINHVNDANYMVGRAIITPKNCDVDKINEMLISKFPSKERVYTSWDSAEDDNNNLFQEEFLNSLSPSGLPPYRISLKVGCPIMLLRNVAPELGLCNGTRLICRTLGRNFIDAEIITGPHKGTRYFLHRMPLKSEENSGLPFELTRCAANTNILPPRYLLACVYVHVSIVSSVVRKC
- the LOC140889469 gene encoding uncharacterized protein codes for the protein MPSSLRRLFVSILVFCQPTKVRELWDEFHTYMSEDYGRSNSANNHPLPRIIEDELSIQIPDDDLRSIEHLNAQQKMTFDSVIQSIMCNQPKLFFIDGPGGTGKTFLYHTILAHLRKSGKIVIAVATSGIAKTLLPGGRTAHSRL